The proteins below come from a single Tissierella sp. MB52-C2 genomic window:
- a CDS encoding IS3 family transposase — translation MFDENKGRYGSIRIGKVLEQRGIHVNRKRISRLMREMNLCPKGTRYSYKKYNQKNRGEERPNLLNQM, via the coding sequence ATTTTTGATGAAAATAAAGGTAGATACGGATCTATTCGTATAGGAAAAGTACTAGAGCAACGTGGAATTCATGTAAATCGTAAGCGGATATCTAGATTAATGCGTGAAATGAATCTATGTCCTAAAGGAACCAGATATAGTTATAAAAAATATAATCAAAAAAATAGAGGTGAAGAAAGGCCTAATCTACTTAATCAAATGTAA
- a CDS encoding transposase translates to MRRSYDKQFKISAVKLVLEDDMPVTEAAKELSIHYNSLYRWINEYEEYGESTFPGHGTALYSYQYEIKKLRQENSELKKELDMLKKYQAFLKRKNK, encoded by the coding sequence ATGAGACGTTCATACGACAAACAATTTAAGATTTCAGCAGTTAAGTTAGTACTAGAGGATGATATGCCCGTTACAGAAGCTGCAAAAGAATTAAGTATCCATTACAATTCTTTATACCGCTGGATAAATGAATATGAAGAATATGGAGAGAGTACATTCCCTGGACATGGAACTGCACTATATTCTTATCAATATGAAATTAAAAAATTACGCCAAGAAAATTCAGAACTGAAAAAAGAATTGGATATGCTAAAAAAGTACCAGGCCTTCTTGAAGCGAAAGAACAAGTGA
- a CDS encoding DJ-1/PfpI family protein, which yields MKKVAVMIYPYFSMQEISCLTDALKVFFNVDMDVFASSKEIIKSEDGFQVIANKTFDEFSLEEYNCLVLPGIWNPIPALFDEKNIEFLKSIKGKDILISSISSSPMLLAKAGLLDDVHFTSGVFDEVCQHLDFIPYQNIIHQPVVRDKNFITAIGFAYRDFAVETIKALGIDECEGGLFNGVTREYTEEELTFKMGEDHFKEFMNEYNNYMKK from the coding sequence ATGAAAAAGGTAGCTGTGATGATTTATCCATATTTTTCTATGCAAGAAATTTCATGTTTAACAGATGCGTTAAAAGTGTTTTTCAATGTTGATATGGATGTATTTGCTTCTTCTAAAGAAATCATTAAGAGTGAAGATGGTTTTCAAGTTATTGCAAACAAAACATTTGATGAATTTAGTTTAGAAGAATATAATTGCTTAGTTTTACCTGGTATTTGGAATCCCATTCCCGCTTTATTTGATGAAAAAAACATTGAATTTTTAAAGTCTATAAAAGGGAAAGATATTTTAATTTCAAGTATATCTAGTTCACCGATGCTATTAGCTAAAGCAGGATTATTAGATGATGTTCATTTTACTAGTGGAGTTTTTGATGAGGTATGTCAACATCTTGATTTTATTCCTTATCAAAATATTATTCATCAACCGGTTGTAAGAGATAAAAACTTTATAACTGCAATAGGTTTTGCTTACAGAGATTTTGCAGTTGAGACAATAAAAGCTTTGGGAATTGATGAATGCGAAGGTGGATTATTTAATGGAGTAACCAGAGAATATACAGAAGAGGAGCTAACTTTTAAAATGGGTGAAGATCATTTCAAAGAATTTATGAATGAATATAATAATTATATGAAGAAATAA
- a CDS encoding AAA family ATPase, which produces MIKRFNTIDGETLMTMPLKPINFIIEDMLSEGLHILAGSPKVGKSWLALWLSVAVSKGEDVWANKVKQGDTLYLCFEDSQIRIQDRLFDITDEATKTVNFCTENALLGGELEDRIVTFITEHPDTVLIIIDTLQMIRNTSKDNNYASDYSDLTILKKLADKYGIAILLIHHLRKENDKDPFNRISGTTGIQGAVDSSFILVEETRGSGVATLSCVGRDIDYREIKLKRGEDNIWQVISDSFENHDLLLDDIVILLSDFMKDKDYHKSTPTELADELSKNRDDNISSKTLTKKILQNTMELEKRCISVVIRKSNGKRLIEIARNRDDRVDEMSTP; this is translated from the coding sequence ATGATAAAAAGATTTAACACCATTGATGGTGAAACTTTGATGACCATGCCACTAAAACCAATAAACTTCATTATTGAAGACATGTTATCAGAAGGACTTCATATCTTAGCTGGCTCACCTAAGGTAGGAAAATCATGGCTTGCTCTTTGGTTATCTGTTGCAGTATCAAAAGGAGAAGATGTATGGGCAAACAAAGTTAAGCAAGGTGATACCTTGTATTTGTGTTTTGAAGATAGTCAAATCAGAATACAAGATAGACTCTTTGATATTACTGATGAAGCAACAAAGACTGTAAACTTTTGCACTGAAAATGCTTTACTTGGAGGAGAATTAGAAGATAGGATTGTAACGTTTATTACAGAGCATCCAGATACTGTTCTAATCATTATAGACACCCTTCAGATGATAAGAAATACAAGTAAAGATAATAACTATGCCAGTGATTATAGCGATTTAACTATACTAAAAAAATTGGCAGATAAATATGGGATTGCTATTCTACTAATCCATCACTTAAGAAAAGAAAATGACAAAGATCCATTTAACCGTATATCAGGTACAACAGGAATACAGGGAGCTGTAGACAGTAGTTTTATTTTAGTAGAAGAAACTAGAGGTAGTGGAGTTGCTACTTTATCTTGTGTTGGTAGAGATATTGATTATCGTGAGATTAAGTTAAAACGTGGTGAAGATAATATTTGGCAAGTAATATCTGATAGTTTTGAAAATCATGATTTATTGTTAGATGATATTGTTATTCTTCTTTCTGATTTTATGAAAGATAAAGATTATCATAAATCTACACCTACAGAACTAGCTGATGAATTATCTAAAAACAGGGACGATAATATTTCTTCAAAGACCCTTACAAAAAAGATACTACAAAATACTATGGAGCTTGAGAAACGTTGTATCTCTGTAGTTATTCGAAAGAGCAATGGAAAAAGATTGATTGAAATTGCTAGAAATAGGGACGATAGGGTCGATGAAATGAGTACCCCCTAA
- a CDS encoding recombinase family protein, whose translation MSKVQIIQAQKERIDRNTGKVVNKLRVAAYCRVSTDSDEQMNSYQSQVNHYTELIKKNKEWEFVDIYADSGISGTQSNNRDEFQRMISDANNGLIDIIITKSISRFARNTMDTLKYVRMLKDENVSIIFEKENINTLTMNGEMLLTILSSLAQQESESLSANTKMGLKMKMKRGELVGQASCLGYDYDKEEKKLIINEEEAKIVRYIFNRYTSGIGCFVLERELTEMRAKTKKGNTTWSDSSVRGIIKNEKYVGDILMGKTFTLDPISKRRLDNFGEEEKYYIKNNHEPIISREQFNKAKEILEKRSRNHNQGRMKKHSLKYAFSSMMKCAYCEGNITRRRWHSGSNKQKDVWFCTTAIRKGKKSCPECKAVEEKIIENAFVKAFNILCTDNKSIVEEFLENIEKELQSKDNKKLLNRIDGDIRNIENKISKLLDLHLEDKIDKENYEVKYTELKKELQELKIEKEELDIVEDEEKTIKERIASFRKLFESKEPLIEFDREVFKTVVEEVIIGGYKEDESIDPYMLTFIFNTGLTSKINGHKQISKSEQNAGLQKCTYQEDNPS comes from the coding sequence ATGAGTAAAGTGCAAATAATTCAAGCACAGAAAGAGAGAATTGATAGAAATACAGGCAAGGTAGTAAATAAATTGCGTGTAGCAGCTTATTGTAGAGTAAGTACAGATTCTGATGAACAAATGAACAGCTATCAATCCCAAGTAAATCATTACACAGAATTAATTAAGAAGAATAAGGAATGGGAATTTGTAGATATCTATGCTGATTCAGGAATATCAGGTACCCAATCAAATAATAGAGATGAGTTTCAAAGGATGATATCTGATGCCAATAATGGCTTAATAGACATAATAATTACTAAATCTATATCTAGATTCGCTAGGAATACTATGGACACATTAAAATATGTTAGAATGTTAAAAGATGAAAATGTATCAATAATCTTTGAAAAAGAAAATATAAATACCCTAACAATGAATGGGGAAATGCTATTAACTATACTGAGTTCCTTAGCACAACAGGAAAGTGAATCCCTTTCTGCCAATACTAAAATGGGTCTTAAAATGAAGATGAAAAGGGGAGAGTTAGTGGGACAAGCTTCTTGTTTAGGTTATGATTATGACAAGGAAGAGAAAAAGTTAATTATAAATGAAGAGGAGGCAAAAATAGTAAGATATATATTCAATAGATATACAAGTGGAATAGGATGCTTTGTACTAGAAAGAGAACTTACAGAAATGAGAGCAAAAACCAAGAAGGGCAATACAACCTGGTCAGATTCATCTGTCAGAGGAATTATTAAAAATGAAAAATATGTGGGAGATATCCTTATGGGAAAGACCTTTACTCTAGATCCAATAAGTAAAAGAAGATTAGATAACTTTGGTGAAGAAGAAAAGTATTATATTAAAAATAATCATGAACCCATTATATCAAGGGAACAATTCAATAAAGCAAAAGAAATATTAGAAAAGAGAAGTAGAAACCATAACCAAGGAAGAATGAAAAAACATAGCTTAAAATATGCCTTTTCTAGCATGATGAAATGTGCCTATTGTGAGGGAAATATTACCAGAAGAAGATGGCATAGTGGATCCAACAAACAAAAAGATGTCTGGTTCTGTACAACTGCAATAAGAAAAGGAAAGAAGTCTTGCCCTGAATGCAAGGCAGTAGAGGAAAAAATAATAGAAAATGCCTTTGTTAAAGCCTTCAATATTTTATGCACTGATAACAAAAGCATAGTAGAAGAATTCCTAGAAAATATAGAGAAAGAACTACAGTCAAAAGATAATAAAAAGCTACTAAATAGAATAGATGGGGATATAAGAAATATAGAGAATAAAATAAGTAAACTCCTAGATTTGCACTTAGAAGATAAAATAGATAAAGAAAACTATGAGGTAAAATATACCGAACTAAAGAAAGAACTCCAAGAACTAAAAATAGAAAAGGAAGAATTAGATATAGTAGAAGATGAAGAAAAAACTATTAAAGAAAGAATAGCATCCTTCAGGAAACTATTTGAAAGCAAAGAACCACTAATAGAATTTGATAGGGAAGTATTTAAAACTGTAGTGGAGGAAGTTATAATAGGTGGGTATAAAGAAGATGAAAGTATAGATCCTTATATGCTGACCTTCATATTTAATACAGGCTTAACTAGCAAAATTAATGGACATAAACAAATTTCTAAAAGTGAGCAAAATGCAGGTTTACAAAAATGCACCTATCAAGAGGACAACCCAAGTTGA
- a CDS encoding IS3 family transposase — MMDNNKVFATREEAKKAIFEYIELFYNRKRRHCSLGYLSPLEYEKLNLTK; from the coding sequence ATGATGGATAATAATAAAGTTTTTGCTACACGTGAAGAAGCCAAGAAAGCTATATTTGAATATATAGAACTATTTTATAATAGGAAGCGAAGACACTGTTCGCTTGGCTATTTATCTCCCCTAGAATATGAAAAACTAAATCTGACTAAATAG
- a CDS encoding IS3 family transposase codes for MCKLLKVSRSGYYKYINQTPSKRSVENEALKEYITDIHNQFKMCYGYRRVKIELDVRGIIVNHKRVYRIMRECGLSGKHPRKKHDSYKKIQQDLIKNNILMQNFSADMRNKTWVGDITYIPTKEGFLYLMAYMDVYTRKIVGWSMDKNMRE; via the coding sequence ATGTGTAAATTGCTCAAAGTTTCAAGATCAGGTTATTACAAATACATTAATCAAACTCCGAGTAAAAGATCAGTTGAGAATGAGGCTTTAAAAGAATATATTACAGATATACATAACCAATTTAAGATGTGCTATGGATATAGAAGAGTAAAAATAGAACTAGATGTTAGGGGTATAATTGTTAACCATAAAAGAGTGTATAGGATAATGAGAGAGTGCGGTTTATCTGGAAAACACCCCAGGAAGAAGCACGACAGTTATAAAAAGATTCAACAAGACCTAATAAAGAATAATATTCTTATGCAAAATTTCTCTGCAGATATGAGAAATAAAACTTGGGTTGGCGACATTACATATATTCCTACTAAAGAAGGGTTTCTATACCTTATGGCTTATATGGATGTATATACTCGTAAAATTGTCGGTTGGTCTATGGATAAAAATATGAGAGAATAA
- a CDS encoding transposase codes for MSRKKYSKEFKVQVVKQVIEEGKKISHIANELDLSRDMVYRWVNEYEAHGSEAFSGEGNARRDHEFEITKLNKKVDSLQKECEILKKYSAFLKVQSK; via the coding sequence ATGTCTAGAAAAAAGTATAGTAAAGAATTTAAAGTTCAAGTTGTTAAACAAGTTATTGAGGAAGGTAAGAAAATATCACATATAGCTAATGAGCTAGACTTATCTAGAGATATGGTATATAGATGGGTAAATGAATATGAAGCTCACGGAAGTGAAGCTTTCTCTGGTGAAGGTAACGCTCGCAGAGATCACGAATTTGAAATAACAAAACTTAATAAAAAAGTGGATTCTTTGCAAAAGGAATGTGAAATTCTAAAGAAGTACTCAGCCTTCCTCAAGGTACAAAGCAAGTAA
- a CDS encoding transposase: MHNIIEEMNLKFLDSAYSNKGRKPVVESKTMLKILVFAYINRKYSARDIEDACKYDLRFRWLLDNGKSPDHVIINRFRNKIYPFMDEILHQLVNLLVEQGEMDLKSIYIDGTKIGANANRYTFVWKKSILKYQEKLIQKILEYFRINENLSSEDCKKLVLLL, encoded by the coding sequence GTGCACAATATTATTGAGGAGATGAATTTAAAGTTTTTAGATAGTGCCTACTCTAATAAAGGTAGAAAGCCAGTTGTAGAATCAAAGACCATGTTGAAAATTTTAGTTTTTGCATACATAAATAGAAAATATTCAGCTAGAGATATTGAAGATGCCTGTAAATATGATCTTCGATTCAGATGGCTTTTAGATAATGGAAAATCCCCTGATCATGTAATCATCAATAGATTTAGGAATAAGATATATCCCTTCATGGATGAAATATTGCATCAACTAGTAAATTTGCTAGTAGAACAAGGAGAAATGGATTTAAAAAGTATATACATAGACGGAACGAAAATTGGAGCAAATGCTAATAGATACACATTCGTGTGGAAAAAATCTATACTTAAATATCAAGAGAAATTAATACAGAAAATACTAGAATACTTCAGAATTAATGAAAATTTATCTAGTGAAGATTGTAAAAAGCTTGTTCTGCTTTTATGA
- a CDS encoding transposase: MKNGQLKPAYNIQCATNGGYIVDIEGFSNPADVRTLTPFMDKLLKKYDTRINRVVADSGYESEENYLYLRKKKIKPFIKPLNYEVKKIRKYKNEISRKENMTYCKAEDYYLCHNNKKLKFEKMIYRKNKYGFKSESKV, encoded by the coding sequence ATGAAAAATGGTCAGTTAAAACCTGCTTACAATATTCAATGTGCAACGAATGGCGGATATATTGTAGACATAGAGGGATTTAGTAATCCTGCAGATGTGAGAACCTTAACTCCTTTTATGGATAAACTTCTAAAAAAATATGATACAAGAATAAATAGAGTTGTAGCAGACTCAGGATATGAAAGTGAGGAAAATTATCTTTACCTAAGGAAAAAGAAAATAAAACCTTTCATAAAACCCTTAAATTATGAAGTGAAAAAGATAAGAAAATATAAGAATGAGATATCAAGAAAAGAAAATATGACTTACTGTAAAGCAGAAGATTACTATCTTTGTCATAATAATAAAAAGCTTAAGTTTGAAAAGATGATATATAGAAAAAATAAATATGGATTTAAAAGTGAGTCTAAGGTTTAA
- a CDS encoding transposase, with translation MKNKTGLKRIYISEGFEELRKESEKNIMTKEGITERLNRSIQAEGVFSYIKSGMQYLRFKHRGMEKVVSEIKLLSIAINIRKLSSKIKADKLGFIRYKEVI, from the coding sequence ATGAAAAACAAAACTGGATTGAAACGCATATATATTTCTGAAGGATTTGAAGAATTAAGAAAAGAATCAGAAAAAAATATAATGACAAAAGAAGGAATTACAGAAAGACTTAATCGTTCAATTCAGGCAGAAGGAGTATTTTCATATATAAAATCAGGAATGCAATATTTAAGATTTAAACATAGGGGTATGGAAAAAGTTGTTTCAGAAATAAAGTTACTAAGTATTGCAATAAATATAAGAAAACTAAGTAGTAAAATAAAGGCAGACAAATTAGGTTTTATCCGATATAAAGAAGTGATTTAG
- a CDS encoding protein rep, which yields MRVICIFIFVISRDEKGNIKENLTDEVVKTLDNALHRKRLTSFGFKFKEIHKKLNLDDAEDEDLTNTDNEELREDLTNIVLRYQWNIRVKNYVLKKVSKNKKGLFHN from the coding sequence ATGAGGGTGATATGTATTTTTATCTTTGTTATAAGTAGAGATGAAAAAGGAAATATTAAAGAAAATTTAACTGATGAAGTAGTTAAAACTTTAGATAATGCACTTCATAGGAAAAGATTAACTAGTTTTGGATTTAAGTTTAAAGAGATTCATAAAAAATTAAATCTTGATGATGCTGAAGATGAAGATTTGACAAATACTGACAATGAAGAATTAAGAGAAGATTTAACTAATATTGTTTTAAGGTATCAATGGAATATTAGAGTAAAAAATTATGTACTAAAAAAAGTTAGTAAAAATAAAAAGGGGCTGTTTCATAACTGA
- the lanM gene encoding type 2 lanthipeptide synthetase LanM produces MNENNRIQFSGYITSYLDNYFKDRNMNKQDFNVEFYDYLINQILSNSIKTIITLFFAFKKENLLEGNSSEERYDYFDNYSATKEFHDLVNKIYLLLKLKLDRILNNHIVNYNDLKMRVVSDKEEIYKKFGLNLEDTANCHIRYGLSDHHRGLKSICIIENSNRKIVYKPRSGKIDEYWRIFMNWFNSKSPSLKLNTIKILDKGEYQWQEYVDSKSCNSQSEIKRLYYRIGILAAISYVLKMGDLHMENMIVNGEFPYIVDMETIFQVDGFQNGNLEVKSATDILNKKVRQSILSTQLFPVPGRFQDSNIDISAITGKGGQLIKNGKIKISNQFTDEIKVIKEDGMTEDKNNIGHIENNLINPKDYIKEIVEGFREGYILLENNKEELLKLMNSGELFYDVCPRYLFRNTNVYATILEMGKNPKYLKNRSELDRLYHLLSKTDSNHKFKKVYQSELDDLFNDDIPYFYGNIDNITIFNSNGDSCFVLDRTPLIEVNERIKYLNKKDMSIQVDFILKSMARQKKTWNVIGERTDYNFKNTDDDNSLMEAAKEIGDMLINKAIIHEKTGTISWLDLQNTYPTWTIRAQDVSLYNGLAGNAIFFFSLYLATNNIKYHDILQKILNTINIDRDRIYNNHISAFNGSISLAYLYAFLYNQTKDRGMLKQSRDIISQYKDMILDNTSYDIIDGLSGVLIVILNIYQLSKDKELEELSIGIGQDIIKNIQIQKDAACWKKGGDNELMIAGFSHGLSGVIYALSRLYKLTDYKEDISIIDNLIQIENNYYNDDIENWIDLRREDKSNLDETPIHWCHGAVGIGLSRLRCKEIIDTSSDIGKALEVVRKKGLYRDSDCLCHGNLGNIELLLEAYKENGNSNLYNEAINRAKEIIRESKCRKEGYKNGIGQEFDSPGLMLGLSGIGYEMLRLLNPTKYPSILLLEV; encoded by the coding sequence TTGAATGAAAATAATAGAATACAATTCAGTGGGTATATAACGAGTTATTTGGATAATTATTTTAAAGATAGAAATATGAATAAACAAGATTTTAATGTAGAGTTTTATGATTACTTGATAAATCAAATCCTTTCTAATTCCATAAAAACAATAATAACGCTATTTTTTGCTTTTAAGAAAGAAAACCTATTAGAAGGAAATTCTTCGGAAGAAAGATATGATTATTTCGATAACTATTCAGCTACAAAAGAGTTTCATGATTTAGTAAACAAAATCTATCTATTACTTAAATTGAAACTAGATAGGATTCTTAATAATCATATAGTAAATTATAATGATCTAAAAATGAGAGTTGTAAGTGATAAGGAAGAAATCTATAAAAAGTTTGGATTAAACTTAGAAGATACAGCAAATTGTCATATAAGATATGGGTTATCAGATCATCATAGAGGACTAAAATCTATTTGTATAATTGAAAATAGTAATAGAAAAATCGTTTATAAACCTCGCTCAGGTAAGATAGATGAATACTGGAGAATTTTCATGAACTGGTTTAATTCTAAAAGTCCTTCTTTAAAGCTAAATACAATTAAAATTCTAGACAAAGGAGAATATCAGTGGCAAGAGTATGTAGATAGCAAGTCTTGTAATTCACAATCAGAAATTAAGAGACTTTATTATAGAATAGGAATTTTAGCAGCAATATCTTATGTTTTAAAAATGGGAGATTTGCATATGGAAAATATGATAGTAAATGGCGAGTTTCCTTACATAGTCGATATGGAAACAATTTTCCAAGTAGATGGATTTCAGAATGGTAATTTGGAAGTAAAAAGTGCAACTGATATCTTGAATAAAAAAGTAAGACAATCTATTCTAAGTACACAACTTTTTCCAGTTCCCGGAAGATTTCAGGATTCTAATATAGACATTTCAGCTATAACGGGAAAAGGTGGACAGTTGATTAAAAATGGTAAGATAAAAATTAGTAATCAATTTACTGATGAGATAAAGGTAATTAAAGAAGATGGTATGACAGAAGATAAGAATAATATTGGACATATAGAAAATAATCTTATTAATCCTAAAGATTATATTAAAGAAATAGTAGAAGGATTTAGAGAAGGATATATCTTACTTGAAAATAATAAAGAAGAACTTTTAAAATTAATGAATTCTGGTGAGTTATTTTATGACGTTTGTCCAAGATATCTTTTTAGGAATACAAATGTATATGCTACAATCCTTGAAATGGGTAAAAACCCTAAATATTTAAAGAATAGATCAGAATTGGATAGATTATATCACCTTCTTTCTAAAACAGATAGTAATCACAAGTTTAAAAAGGTATATCAATCGGAATTAGATGATTTATTTAATGATGATATTCCATATTTTTATGGAAATATCGATAATATAACTATATTTAATTCCAATGGGGATAGTTGCTTTGTACTGGATAGAACCCCATTAATAGAAGTAAATGAAAGGATTAAATACCTAAATAAGAAAGATATGAGTATACAAGTAGATTTTATATTAAAATCAATGGCAAGGCAAAAAAAGACCTGGAATGTAATAGGAGAAAGGACAGATTATAATTTTAAAAATACAGATGATGATAATTCATTAATGGAAGCCGCTAAAGAGATAGGAGATATGTTGATTAATAAAGCCATAATTCATGAAAAAACAGGAACCATCAGTTGGTTAGATTTACAGAATACATATCCAACTTGGACCATTAGAGCCCAAGATGTTTCTTTATATAATGGGTTAGCAGGTAATGCTATATTTTTCTTCAGTCTTTATTTAGCGACCAATAATATAAAGTATCATGATATACTGCAAAAAATATTAAATACCATAAATATAGACAGGGATAGAATATACAATAATCATATATCAGCTTTTAATGGATCAATTTCATTAGCTTATTTATATGCTTTCTTATATAATCAAACAAAGGATAGAGGTATGCTTAAGCAAAGTCGTGATATTATAAGCCAATATAAGGATATGATTTTAGATAATACTTCATATGACATAATTGATGGGCTGTCAGGCGTTCTTATAGTAATTCTAAATATATATCAGCTAAGTAAAGATAAAGAATTGGAAGAGCTATCTATAGGAATTGGACAAGATATAATAAAAAATATCCAAATACAAAAAGACGCGGCTTGTTGGAAAAAGGGCGGTGATAATGAACTTATGATAGCAGGATTCTCCCACGGATTATCAGGTGTAATTTATGCACTCAGTAGGTTATATAAGCTGACTGACTATAAAGAAGACATATCAATTATTGATAATCTAATACAGATAGAAAACAATTATTACAATGATGATATTGAGAATTGGATAGACTTGAGAAGGGAAGATAAATCAAATCTAGATGAGACACCTATACATTGGTGTCATGGAGCAGTTGGTATAGGGTTATCGAGATTAAGATGTAAAGAGATAATAGATACCTCAAGTGATATAGGTAAGGCTCTAGAAGTTGTTAGGAAAAAAGGTTTATATCGTGACAGTGACTGTTTGTGTCATGGAAATTTAGGAAATATTGAATTATTATTAGAAGCATATAAAGAAAATGGCAATTCAAACTTATATAATGAAGCTATTAACAGAGCAAAAGAGATAATAAGAGAAAGTAAATGCAGAAAAGAAGGATATAAAAATGGTATAGGGCAAGAGTTTGATAGTCCAGGGCTTATGTTAGGCCTATCTGGAATTGGATATGAAATGCTAAGACTTTTAAACCCAACTAAATATCCTTCTATACTGCTACTGGAGGTTTAA
- a CDS encoding response regulator transcription factor, whose amino-acid sequence MNILLIDDHGMFSESLKLTLERDTRIEKVDILQNIDKAKQKIFNKEYDIILMDINIKKITGNKDGLTIAKELLEEDDTLKIVMLTGFDMPGYESEAQKIGAKGFICKDEYTDVLIEKLVKVYNGQTVFRRKDNEMDELTEREKEILILYSSGLSRKEVADECEISVSSLAVALNRIYEKLDVKNYQEMINKALEIGYIKPSFF is encoded by the coding sequence ATGAACATTTTATTAATAGATGATCATGGTATGTTTAGCGAAAGCTTAAAACTAACATTAGAAAGAGATACTAGGATTGAAAAAGTTGATATATTGCAGAATATAGATAAAGCAAAACAAAAAATATTTAATAAAGAATATGATATTATTTTAATGGATATCAACATTAAGAAAATCACAGGAAATAAAGATGGTCTGACAATTGCAAAAGAACTTCTAGAGGAAGATGATACGTTAAAAATAGTGATGCTGACAGGATTTGATATGCCTGGATATGAAAGTGAAGCTCAGAAGATAGGAGCTAAAGGCTTTATATGTAAAGATGAATATACAGATGTTTTAATTGAGAAACTTGTAAAAGTATATAATGGGCAGACTGTATTTAGGAGAAAAGATAATGAAATGGATGAACTCACAGAAAGAGAAAAGGAAATATTAATTCTATATAGTTCAGGACTTTCAAGAAAAGAAGTTGCCGATGAATGCGAGATTTCAGTGAGCTCATTAGCTGTAGCATTAAATAGAATTTATGAAAAGTTAGATGTTAAGAATTATCAAGAGATGATAAATAAAGCTTTGGAGATTGGATATATAAAGCCAAGTTTTTTCTAA